DNA from Lagenorhynchus albirostris chromosome 3, mLagAlb1.1, whole genome shotgun sequence:
CAAGGCTCCCATTCCCTCTACCTTTTGGTGGAACTTCAAAAGGCTTCTCCTCCAGCGAGATCTTGCTCATTTCAAACAAAAGCCACTGATGCATCCAGCTCTCAAAGAGCTAATGGGGATAAAGGCAGAGAGTCAGGCTCAGTAGCCCTCTCCAACCCAGCCTGACTCTGTCCCTGGGGGCAGAGACATGGAGGGCCAgcgggagcctggttcctccttAGAGACCCCACAGGGCTTGGTCACTCTTCCATGGCTGTGGTTTTCTAGGTGCTGGTAAGCCGCCTCCAGCTTCCTGAGAATGGCTTCCCTGCTCACCCCGCCTCTTCCCAGGGCTGCTCTAGATGTCAGGAGAGGGAGGGTACCAGGGCAGGGGAAGCTGCTGACCTTCCAGTTCATGCCATCCATGGTGTCCTTAAGGTGTTTCAGGTTTTCTGGGAAGCTCCCCTTCAGCTGCGGGTACACCTTCAGGGGGTCAGACTTCTGCAGGGTagcaaggcaggaaggaaggttAAAAAGCTTCCTGGCAGGCAAGGTTTAATGTGCAGCCCATGTTCCCCTGGTCTTCCGTTCTGAGGGCTGGACCCCACACCTCAGCATGTTGGAGCtagtggggaggggaagtggtCTGGGTAATACGGCTACACAGCTACAAGACCCCAGGGCTAGGAGTTGGGAGACCCAGTTCCAGGCCCAGTTCTACCAATAACCCTCAGTCTTCTACTCCTTGCAGGCTCCTGTTCATCTTTCAGGTCTCACCTCCTTCAGGAGGACTTCCTTGACCTCATCCCAACCGCCCAGCTAGGTTGGGTTCTCGGCCTCTTTCCTCACAAAGCCCCCTGCACACCCCTCATCACCTGGTCACCTGTCTGTCTCCCATGCTAGCCTGAGATCTCCGTGGGACTAGGAGCTGGATCTGATTGCTCCCAATTGTGGGTCCAGAGCcttacacagtgcctggcactgagtaGACAtgcagcaaaattggggaaggaAAAAACAGGCATCTTCAGCAAGTCACTTCCAGACTTTGGGCTTTGGTTTCTCCATCCCAAACACAAAACGGGGAGTGGCGGGTCTGGACTTCATATAACGTTTAAGGGCCACACTTGTCTTCCTTCACTAATCTGGTGATCCCATATTGGATGTCCGCTGTGAGCCAGGCATGGCGCAGGTCTTGAAGCATAGCCTCACTGGGGGCTTATGGGGATGGGGCAGGAGCTCAGGGATGCCTGGCCAGGTTCCACTCACCAGGAGCAGCCGCATCACATGGTCCTGCGTCATGTTGCCATACTTGGTGGCGTTCTGCATGGGctgtggaaggaaggaatagGGTGTTTCCCAGCACTGGCCCATGGAGGAGGGGCCCTAGAGCAGAGCCAGCAGCTGGGGTCTGGGTGAGAGTGTGGATTCCCAGATGTTCAACAGGCCCACCTCTGCCACCTCCAAATGTGAGGGCTCGGGCAAGTCACTACCTTCCTGCCTCAATATCCTATTCGTCAACTCTGCGTAAGCTTTCCTGCCCAAGGCTTTGTGGACGGGAGATCGTTTAGTGAACAGAAACGTTATCCATATATGATATCAAGGGATCTGAGAATAGGAGGGACTGTGAGATGCTTGGGAAATGAGAAGTATTTCGTAAGTTGTGGAGGACTGAGCCCTCTTCCCAGGGAGGGCCCCAAGAggctccttcctcccccacctctggagttcctcctcctcccccagcagtCAGGACCCCCTCTCCAGCTCTACTTTTCCCGGGCCATCTGTCCTCCCCTGTCCCTTGGCACCTGCCCTCCATCCAGGCTAGGTAATGCTTCCCTCTTCCGCCGCCCTGGGGCTGGCCTTACCTCCGGGCCTTCCATGGGCAGGTCCTGCAACAGCATCGGGGCGCTGAGCTGCATCTTGGTCAGAGGCTTGGCGGCTGTGGGGCAGAAGGTACAGCATGAGCGTGGCCCCAGGGAAGAGGGCACTCAGCTCCGGGGACCGAGATCTCAGACCCAGATGAGGGGCTGGAATTCCAGACCAGAGAGAAGGGACAGCGGGCGCAGCTGGGTACAGGAATGAGGGGTCTTCTGAGGTGAGAGACGGGGGGGTGAGGGctgtggggatgggggggtgaGGGCTGTGGGTATAGAGGTGGGGCACGCACACTTGGGAAGCTTCATGCGCAGGTTCTCCAGCTGCAGGTTCTGCGAGGTGACTGTCAGCTTGTCCAGGCGGCCCTGCTGCTGGTACAGGAAGTAGGCGGTGGTAGCCTGGCCAGCCAGGAGCAAAGCCACCAGGATGGAAAAGCCTGTGTACAGGGCTCCACGGCTGCACTTGCTGTTGGGGGCAGGGAAGATAGGTCAGAAGAGGGTCCGCGGAGGCGGCTGCCCCAAGGACTAGCAGGGAGTGGGGAGTGTGCCCCCCATTTCCAGCCCTCGGCCCTCAGCTACCCCTAACAAACACACACTTTAAACACAAACAGGTGCCTATGAACCTACAGCTTGAAGACGTTCCCCTGACCCCCTACCTCCAACCAGTGCTGCCCCTATAGCCCTCCCAGGTGGAAATCCTGGAGCTGCCCCTGGGCCTAGGCTGCGTGGGGAAGAAGCGGTGACAAGTGCTTGTCTTCTCCAGACCTTGGTCCCACCTGTGCAATGGTGGGTCGAGGTGGAGGGTCTCCCCAGGTTCCCTCTACCAGAGGATCTCCTGAGGATCAGGGCTGCCCTCCAGGCAGCCCCCACTATGCACCCAACCCCTGTAGTGAAATcagagatgaaggaaggaagtagGGCCTGGACAGCAGAGCATGCAGCCCACCTGAAAAAGAGAAGTGAGGCCTTGCCATTTTTAGGAGTGGGTTGGGTGCATCAGACAATGTCTGGCTGGAGCAGGGCCAGGGACCACCCCCTGTGGGAATACATCCTCTGCCCAAGACACTCCCTGTGCCTCTGAGCACATCTCTGCCATTCTCTGGGCCTGTTTCATGGGTACCTCTCACATCAGCAATTCTAGAATTTGGTGGTCATCATCTGAAGTAAGATCTGTCTGTGACCACAGAAGTATTATGAATGGTAATATCTACCGGGGATGGGGGTTAGGAAGCAGGGTGGGGCGTATCTCAGCAGGATTTTGGTGCCTGAGCCTGTATGACCTGGGAGAACGTCTCACGCTCCCTGGACCGGCTGTCTGCACAGGGAGGGGTGGCCGGGCCTCGGCCAGCCCTTGGAGCCATTGGCCTTGGATACACTTTTGAGGGCACATGTAAATATTACGTGCCGGGGAAGTAAGGATCCCACCCCAGGACCCTGAGAGTTCCTGACCGGTTTGTTTTCTCCCACCTACCCCAGGGGTAGAACTACTAGGACCCCACTGGAAATGGAGGACGAGACTGCACCCTGCTTACTCCAGCAATCAGCAAGGATAGTTTAGGAACCTCCAGGAACACCCTGCTGCCTAGTAACTCATGACATCACAGACATGGCTCATTCTCACTGGCTCTCTGCTTGTCAGTCCTCTGATTTCTGGGCCAAGGCCCAGCCCAAGGGATTATTATTCtgaaaggagaaagtaaaaagcctgtgtggagaaaaggagaaaaaccgACAGGAGGGGAAAACAAATCCTACTCATTGGCCTTCCCAAGGAACAGGGGTGGCCTGGCCTCTGAAGTGGTGAAAAGTCCACCCAAGTCTGGGTCTTGCCCGAGTTCAAGCTCTACAGTCTCACTGCTTCAGCAGCCCCACACCCAGTctagccccagctctgcctcccgccatcccctctctgaacctcagtttctcataAGGCCTGAGACTCTAGAGAGTCATAATGAAGACGAGACCATGTAACCTGGATtggaatcctggttctgccactccCTTAGCTTGGGGACCAGGGGCAAGTCaccacctaacctctctgagtgaGTAACTTGAGGTAAGAACATCTACTCTACTCAAAGGTTGTTATATAAAACAAGAGCGGGGGGTAAAACTCTCGACTCCATACCcagcatggctcacaggcccagccgctccgcggcatgtgggatcttcccggaccggggcacgtcccctgcgtcggcaggcggactctcaaccactgcgccaccagggaagcccttgtcacCCCTCTCTTCACTTCCTCCTTTCTACTGCCTCTTTCTTGACTAGTAATAATAATTGGCCAAAGTTGGGAGCCAACCAGAACTAGCCAACCAGAACTGGTTCTAGCCAACCAGAACTACAAATGTTGCCAGGCAGAAGTGTTCACAAAAGGGTCCAAAACAGGCCAGGACAGTTTTTAGAAGCAGTAATTGAACTAAAAGGAAAATTAGACAAGGATTTGACGAGGGGGCACCCTTTCTGCTCACTGAGCCCATGCTGGGTCTGCAACTCACTGGGAGACCTGAGCTCAGAGGGGGACCCATCTTCCCTCCCTGCAAATCGTGCCTCTAGAAGGAGGTCAGATGGTAGAATAAACTCAAACTTTGATATCAGACTAGTCctggggttcaaattctggctccagTATTCAGTAGCTGCGATAACTTAAGTAAGTCACTTACTGATATGCTCAACTTTCTCTTATGTAaagatgggaataataaaagTACCCAActtgggctgccctggtggcacagtggttgagagtccgcctgccgatgcaggggacacgggttcgtgccccagtccgggaagattccacatgtgccgcggagcggctgggcccgtgagccatggctgctgagcctgcgcgtccggagcctgtgctccgcaacgggagaggccacaacagtgagaggcccgtgtaccgcaaaaaaaaaaaaaaaaggtacccaACTGATAGGGTTTCTAAGAGAATTACGATTGAGTTTAGCATTTAGTTATATGTCTGGCACAAAATTAATCATAGTAATGACTAACAGTGACTGAAGATTGGTGACAGGTATACAGTGAATAGGAACTATTATCATAACTCTTGTCGtagttattattactactactgagacccagagagagacaCTGATTTATCCAAGTCACACATGACAGTAGCAGAACCTGGACCAGAATCCAGCCCTCGTAAGAGTCGGCCCTCCTAGCCATGGGATTCCCCAGGATTTTCACAGGCTGTGAAAATGGTCTCTAAAGGTCTCTAGTTACCTGTCCCACAGTATGCAGTTCCTCATGACACCTCTGAGAGTCTCTCCCAAACCCATTTCTGCCTGGCAACAGCTGACATCACAACTGTAGGTCCCTGTCATTTGCGAATTATTTGGGGGAGCAGGGGCATTAGGGTAGCTGCATTCTAACCACGCCTTTTCTTTTCAGGGGAACAGATGGATGAGGCCATCTTGGAGTTGGGAAGGGGTCCTCTGGATGGCTGTGCTGGCCCCTTGCTGCAAGGGAGAGGGGAACAGGCAGGGTACCACCCACATCAACCCACAGTCCCTTCTAGAAATTTAGCCAGAGACCCCCCTCACCCTTTTTTGATCCCCCTCCAACATCTCTCATTCCCTCCTGTGATGGCAAAGGAGGTCTCCATCTACTCTACAGACACCTGCAACGATAATTCCCTTGATATAAACACATATAGCAATTTGTGGTAACTAGGAG
Protein-coding regions in this window:
- the CD74 gene encoding HLA class II histocompatibility antigen gamma chain isoform X2 → MEDQRDLISNHEQVPMLGQRPGAQESKCSRGALYTGFSILVALLLAGQATTAYFLYQQQGRLDKLTVTSQNLQLENLRMKLPKSAKPLTKMQLSAPMLLQDLPMEGPEPMQNATKYGNMTQDHVMRLLLKSDPLKVYPQLKGSFPENLKHLKDTMDGMNWKLFESWMHQWLLFEMSKISLEEKPFEVPPKDPLEMEDLSSGLGMSKQDLGQVIL
- the CD74 gene encoding HLA class II histocompatibility antigen gamma chain isoform X1, whose protein sequence is MEDQRDLISNHEQVPMLGQRPGAQESKCSRGALYTGFSILVALLLAGQATTAYFLYQQQGRLDKLTVTSQNLQLENLRMKLPKSAKPLTKMQLSAPMLLQDLPMEGPEPMQNATKYGNMTQDHVMRLLLKSDPLKVYPQLKGSFPENLKHLKDTMDGMNWKLFESWMHQWLLFEMSKISLEEKPFEVPPKVLTKCQKEVSRIPDIHPGMFRPKCDENGNYMPLQCYGSIGYCWCVFPNGTEVPHTRSRGHHNCSDPLEMEDLSSGLGMSKQDLGQVIL